In Citrus sinensis cultivar Valencia sweet orange chromosome 2, DVS_A1.0, whole genome shotgun sequence, a single genomic region encodes these proteins:
- the LOC102621332 gene encoding protein FAR-RED IMPAIRED RESPONSE 1 isoform X1: MGIDLEQPSREYYMEDSRSNVNVDVVNANDEGSNRGGVTVNCLNVSDNNKENTRPKISRTVVDGRQKAYAGDEINLNSIKTIEPLEGMEFESKEEAFSFYKEYAKSVGFATIIKASRRSRISGKFIDAKFVCTRYGNKRESSTIESTEVINMDSMTGIPIKKKRGRINRSWSKTDCKACMHVKRRQEDGRWIICSFIKEHNHEIFPDQAYYFRGHRNLDLGNSNPDGLHAIRERTKRMFVTMSRKSGGYKKLEHQKGSVVNQLVSAQHLALEEGDAQVMLDHFMHMQDENPNFFYAIDLNEEQRLRNVLWVDAKSRLDCSNFGDVVFFDTTYIKNEYKLPFAPFIGVNHHFQFLLLGCVLVADETKSTYIWLMRAWLRAMGGHAPSVILTDQDNALKEAIAEVFPDSRHCFCLWHIFSKIPEKLSYVIKQHGNFMTKFNKCIFKSFTNEQFEKRWWKIVDRFNLRNDMWIQLLYEDRERWMPTFMKDICLAGMSTIQRAESINSFFDKYMQRKTTLKEFLDQYKAILQEKCEEEAKADFETRHKQPGLKSPSPFGKQMVKMYTHAIFKKFQVEVLGVVACHPRKESEDGPTKTFKVQDFEENQDFIVVWNETTSDISCLCRSFEFNGFLCRHVLIVLQMFGLHSIPSQYILTRWTKDAKSGQTRREKSDVIKSRVQRYNDLCWQAFKLGDEGSLSQESYNIVFSALEEALRKCETVNNSIQTVTGSALPSHGPHDYEEVNQGNATSKTNKKNNIPNRRQLHPETDNITIGIHDCWQQMGHSNFHAPALECSYGTVERMQGMEQLNSRAPTVDGYFGTPQIFQGMRQLNSMAPSRDDYYSNQQNMQGLGQLNSIAPVNDAHYITQQRMHGMQGQLHFRPQSTPTCFDIQDGLQDMNQSNVVVGPSQLHGTTSKHLQRKHLSR, translated from the exons ATGGGGATAGATCTTGAACAACCTTCAAGAGAATATTATATGGAAGACAGTAGGTCCAATGTGAATGTTGATGTGGTTAATGCCAATGATGAAGGGAGTAATAGAGGTGGAGTCACTGTGAATTGTTTAAATGTCTCTGATAATAATAAGGAAAATACTAGACCTAAGATTAGTAGAACAGTGGTAGATGGTAGACAGAAAGCTTATGCTGGAGATGAAATTAACCTGAATTCCATTAAAACTATAGAGCCTCTAGAGGGAATGGAATTTGAATCGAAGGAAgaagcattttctttttataaagaGTATGCTAAGTCAGTGGGTTTTGCCACCATTATAAAAGCTAGCCGTCGATCAAGAATATCTGGAAAATTTATTGATGCCAAATTTGTATGTACTAGGTACGGAAATAAGCGAGAATCAAGTACGATAGAATCTACAGAAGTCATCAATATGGATAGTATGACAGGCATTCCCATTAAGAAGAAACGGGGTAGAATTAATCGGTCTTGGTCAAAAACTGATTGCAAGGCTTGCATGCATGTGAAGAGAAGGCAAGAAGATGGAAGATGGATTATTTGCAGTTTCATAAAGGAGCATAACCATGAAATATTCCCAGACCAGGCATATTACTTTCGGGGTCATAGGAATTTAGATCTAGGTAATAGTAATCCTGATGGCTTGCATGCAATCCGGGAGAGAACAAAAAGAATGTTTGTCACAATGTCTAGAAAATCCGGCGGGTATAAGAAACTAGAACATCAGAAAGGAAGTGTTGTAAATCAATTAGTAAGTGCTCAACATTTAGCTTTAGAGGAAGGAGATGCTCAAGTTATGCTTGATCATTTTATGCATATGCAAGATGAGAATCCTAACTTCTTTTATGCTATAGATCTGAATGAAGAGCAGCGTTTGAGAAATGTCTTATGGGTTGATGCCAAAAGTAGACTTGATTGTAGCAATTTTGGTGATGTTGTCTTTTTTGATACCACATATAtcaaaaatgaatataaactGCCATTTGCTCCCTTTATTGGTGTGAACCATCACTTCCAATTTCTTTTACTTGGGTGTGTGTTAGTTGCAGATGAGACTAAATCAACGTATATATGGCTTATGCGGGCCTGGCTGAGGGCAATGGGCGGACATGCTCCAAGTGTGATACTCACTGACCAAGACAATGCCTTGAAAGAAGCTATTGCAGAAGTTTTCCCTGATTCTCgtcattgtttttgtttgtggCATATATTTAGCAAGATTCCTGAGAAGCTCAGTTATGTGATCAAGCAACATGGAAACTTTATGACCAAATTTAACAAGTgcatttttaaatcatttacaAATGAACAATTTGAAAAGAGGTGGTGGAAAATTGTTGATAGGTTCAATTTAAGAAATGATATGTGGATTCAATTGTTATATGAAGATCGTGAACGATGGATGCCAACATTCATGAAAGATATATGTTTGGCTGGGATGTCTACAATCCAACGAGCAGAAAGCATAAACTCTTTCTTTGACAAATACATGCAGAGGAAAACTACGTTGAAAGAATTTCTTGATCAATACAAAGCTATTCTGCAAGAGAAGTGCGAAGAGGAAGCAAAAGCTGATTTTGAAACTCGGCATAAACAACCTGGATTGAAATCTCCCTCACCTTTTGGGAAACAGATGGTGAAAATGTATACACATGcaatatttaagaaatttcaGGTTGAGGTTTTGGGAGTAGTTGCTTGCCATCcaagaaaagaaagtgaaGATGGACCAACCAAAACGTTTAAGGTTcaagattttgaagaaaatcaagatttCATTGTTGTGTGGAATGAAACAACATCAGACATTTCTTGTTTGTGTCGTTCATTTGAGTTCAACGGTTTTCTTTGTAGACATGTGTTGATTGTTCTGCAAATGTTTGGTTTACACAGCATACCCTCGCAATATATATTAACACGTTGGACAAAGGATGCAAAAAGTGGGCAAACGAGGAGAGAAAAGTCTGATGTGATCAAGTCTAGGGTTCAACGCTACAATGACCTATGTTGGCAGGCATTTAAACTGGGTGATGAAGGGTCTCTATCTCAAGAGAGTTACAATATTGTATTCAGTGCACTAGAAGAAGCTTTGAGAAAGTGTGAGACTGTGAATAACTCAATCCAGACTGTAACAGGGTCGGCGTTGCCGAGTCATGGACCTCATGACTATGAAGAAGTTAACCAAGGTAATGCCACATCCaagacaaacaaaaagaataatataccCAATAGACGACAG TTACATCCAGAAACAGATAACATAACCATTGGGATTCATGACTGTTGGCAACAAATG GGACACTCAAATTTTCATGCACCAGCCCTTGAATGTTCGTATGGCACAGTGGAGAGAATGCAAGGGATG GAACAATTAAACTCTCGAGCTCCAACCGTTGACGGCTATTTTGGCACTCCACAAATTTTCCAGGGAATG cgACAGTTAAACTCAATGGCTCCAAGCCGTGATGATTATTACAGCAATCAACAGAATATGCAAGGGCTG GGACAACTGAACTCTATTGCACCAGTCAACGATGCTCATTACATCACTCAACAAAGGATGCATGGGATG CAGGGGCAGTTGCATTTCAGACCACAGAGTACTCCAACTTGCTTTGATATTCAAGATGGTTTACAAGATATG AACCAGTCTAATGTTGTAGTTGGACCCTCTCAGTTGCATGGCACAACATCAAAGCATTTGCAAAGGAAACACCTCTCTCGTTAG
- the LOC102621332 gene encoding protein FAR-RED IMPAIRED RESPONSE 1 isoform X3 yields the protein MGIDLEQPSREYYMEDSRSNVNVDVVNANDEGSNRGGVTVNCLNVSDNNKENTRPKISRTVVDGRQKAYAGDEINLNSIKTIEPLEGMEFESKEEAFSFYKEYAKSVGFATIIKASRRSRISGKFIDAKFVCTRYGNKRESSTIESTEVINMDSMTGIPIKKKRGRINRSWSKTDCKACMHVKRRQEDGRWIICSFIKEHNHEIFPDQAYYFRGHRNLDLGNSNPDGLHAIRERTKRMFVTMSRKSGGYKKLEHQKGSVVNQLVSAQHLALEEGDAQVMLDHFMHMQDENPNFFYAIDLNEEQRLRNVLWVDAKSRLDCSNFGDVVFFDTTYIKNEYKLPFAPFIGVNHHFQFLLLGCVLVADETKSTYIWLMRAWLRAMGGHAPSVILTDQDNALKEAIAEVFPDSRHCFCLWHIFSKIPEKLSYVIKQHGNFMTKFNKCIFKSFTNEQFEKRWWKIVDRFNLRNDMWIQLLYEDRERWMPTFMKDICLAGMSTIQRAESINSFFDKYMQRKTTLKEFLDQYKAILQEKCEEEAKADFETRHKQPGLKSPSPFGKQMVKMYTHAIFKKFQVEVLGVVACHPRKESEDGPTKTFKVQDFEENQDFIVVWNETTSDISCLCRSFEFNGFLCRHVLIVLQMFGLHSIPSQYILTRWTKDAKSGQTRREKSDVIKSRVQRYNDLCWQAFKLGDEGSLSQESYNIVFSALEEALRKCETVNNSIQTVTGSALPSHGPHDYEEVNQGNATSKTNKKNNIPNRRQLHPETDNITIGIHDCWQQMGHSNFHAPALECSYGTVERMQGMEQLNSRAPTVDGYFGTPQIFQGMRQLNSMAPSRDDYYSNQQNMQGLGQLNSIAPVNDAHYITQQRMHGMQGQLHFRPQSTPTCFDIQDGLQDMLHGTTSKHLQRKHLSR from the exons ATGGGGATAGATCTTGAACAACCTTCAAGAGAATATTATATGGAAGACAGTAGGTCCAATGTGAATGTTGATGTGGTTAATGCCAATGATGAAGGGAGTAATAGAGGTGGAGTCACTGTGAATTGTTTAAATGTCTCTGATAATAATAAGGAAAATACTAGACCTAAGATTAGTAGAACAGTGGTAGATGGTAGACAGAAAGCTTATGCTGGAGATGAAATTAACCTGAATTCCATTAAAACTATAGAGCCTCTAGAGGGAATGGAATTTGAATCGAAGGAAgaagcattttctttttataaagaGTATGCTAAGTCAGTGGGTTTTGCCACCATTATAAAAGCTAGCCGTCGATCAAGAATATCTGGAAAATTTATTGATGCCAAATTTGTATGTACTAGGTACGGAAATAAGCGAGAATCAAGTACGATAGAATCTACAGAAGTCATCAATATGGATAGTATGACAGGCATTCCCATTAAGAAGAAACGGGGTAGAATTAATCGGTCTTGGTCAAAAACTGATTGCAAGGCTTGCATGCATGTGAAGAGAAGGCAAGAAGATGGAAGATGGATTATTTGCAGTTTCATAAAGGAGCATAACCATGAAATATTCCCAGACCAGGCATATTACTTTCGGGGTCATAGGAATTTAGATCTAGGTAATAGTAATCCTGATGGCTTGCATGCAATCCGGGAGAGAACAAAAAGAATGTTTGTCACAATGTCTAGAAAATCCGGCGGGTATAAGAAACTAGAACATCAGAAAGGAAGTGTTGTAAATCAATTAGTAAGTGCTCAACATTTAGCTTTAGAGGAAGGAGATGCTCAAGTTATGCTTGATCATTTTATGCATATGCAAGATGAGAATCCTAACTTCTTTTATGCTATAGATCTGAATGAAGAGCAGCGTTTGAGAAATGTCTTATGGGTTGATGCCAAAAGTAGACTTGATTGTAGCAATTTTGGTGATGTTGTCTTTTTTGATACCACATATAtcaaaaatgaatataaactGCCATTTGCTCCCTTTATTGGTGTGAACCATCACTTCCAATTTCTTTTACTTGGGTGTGTGTTAGTTGCAGATGAGACTAAATCAACGTATATATGGCTTATGCGGGCCTGGCTGAGGGCAATGGGCGGACATGCTCCAAGTGTGATACTCACTGACCAAGACAATGCCTTGAAAGAAGCTATTGCAGAAGTTTTCCCTGATTCTCgtcattgtttttgtttgtggCATATATTTAGCAAGATTCCTGAGAAGCTCAGTTATGTGATCAAGCAACATGGAAACTTTATGACCAAATTTAACAAGTgcatttttaaatcatttacaAATGAACAATTTGAAAAGAGGTGGTGGAAAATTGTTGATAGGTTCAATTTAAGAAATGATATGTGGATTCAATTGTTATATGAAGATCGTGAACGATGGATGCCAACATTCATGAAAGATATATGTTTGGCTGGGATGTCTACAATCCAACGAGCAGAAAGCATAAACTCTTTCTTTGACAAATACATGCAGAGGAAAACTACGTTGAAAGAATTTCTTGATCAATACAAAGCTATTCTGCAAGAGAAGTGCGAAGAGGAAGCAAAAGCTGATTTTGAAACTCGGCATAAACAACCTGGATTGAAATCTCCCTCACCTTTTGGGAAACAGATGGTGAAAATGTATACACATGcaatatttaagaaatttcaGGTTGAGGTTTTGGGAGTAGTTGCTTGCCATCcaagaaaagaaagtgaaGATGGACCAACCAAAACGTTTAAGGTTcaagattttgaagaaaatcaagatttCATTGTTGTGTGGAATGAAACAACATCAGACATTTCTTGTTTGTGTCGTTCATTTGAGTTCAACGGTTTTCTTTGTAGACATGTGTTGATTGTTCTGCAAATGTTTGGTTTACACAGCATACCCTCGCAATATATATTAACACGTTGGACAAAGGATGCAAAAAGTGGGCAAACGAGGAGAGAAAAGTCTGATGTGATCAAGTCTAGGGTTCAACGCTACAATGACCTATGTTGGCAGGCATTTAAACTGGGTGATGAAGGGTCTCTATCTCAAGAGAGTTACAATATTGTATTCAGTGCACTAGAAGAAGCTTTGAGAAAGTGTGAGACTGTGAATAACTCAATCCAGACTGTAACAGGGTCGGCGTTGCCGAGTCATGGACCTCATGACTATGAAGAAGTTAACCAAGGTAATGCCACATCCaagacaaacaaaaagaataatataccCAATAGACGACAG TTACATCCAGAAACAGATAACATAACCATTGGGATTCATGACTGTTGGCAACAAATG GGACACTCAAATTTTCATGCACCAGCCCTTGAATGTTCGTATGGCACAGTGGAGAGAATGCAAGGGATG GAACAATTAAACTCTCGAGCTCCAACCGTTGACGGCTATTTTGGCACTCCACAAATTTTCCAGGGAATG cgACAGTTAAACTCAATGGCTCCAAGCCGTGATGATTATTACAGCAATCAACAGAATATGCAAGGGCTG GGACAACTGAACTCTATTGCACCAGTCAACGATGCTCATTACATCACTCAACAAAGGATGCATGGGATG CAGGGGCAGTTGCATTTCAGACCACAGAGTACTCCAACTTGCTTTGATATTCAAGATGGTTTACAAGATATG TTGCATGGCACAACATCAAAGCATTTGCAAAGGAAACACCTCTCTCGTTAG
- the LOC102621332 gene encoding protein FAR1-RELATED SEQUENCE 1 isoform X5, which yields MGIDLEQPSREYYMEDSRSNVNVDVVNANDEGSNRGGVTVNCLNVSDNNKENTRPKISRTVVDGRQKAYAGDEINLNSIKTIEPLEGMEFESKEEAFSFYKEYAKSVGFATIIKASRRSRISGKFIDAKFVCTRYGNKRESSTIESTEVINMDSMTGIPIKKKRGRINRSWSKTDCKACMHVKRRQEDGRWIICSFIKEHNHEIFPDQAYYFRGHRNLDLGNSNPDGLHAIRERTKRMFVTMSRKSGGYKKLEHQKGSVVNQLVSAQHLALEEGDAQVMLDHFMHMQDENPNFFYAIDLNEEQRLRNVLWVDAKSRLDCSNFGDVVFFDTTYIKNEYKLPFAPFIGVNHHFQFLLLGCVLVADETKSTYIWLMRAWLRAMGGHAPSVILTDQDNALKEAIAEVFPDSRHCFCLWHIFSKIPEKLSYVIKQHGNFMTKFNKCIFKSFTNEQFEKRWWKIVDRFNLRNDMWIQLLYEDRERWMPTFMKDICLAGMSTIQRAESINSFFDKYMQRKTTLKEFLDQYKAILQEKCEEEAKADFETRHKQPGLKSPSPFGKQMVKMYTHAIFKKFQVEVLGVVACHPRKESEDGPTKTFKVQDFEENQDFIVVWNETTSDISCLCRSFEFNGFLCRHVLIVLQMFGLHSIPSQYILTRWTKDAKSGQTRREKSDVIKSRVQRYNDLCWQAFKLGDEGSLSQESYNIVFSALEEALRKCETVNNSIQTVTGSALPSHGPHDYEEVNQGNATSKTNKKNNIPNRRQLHPETDNITIGIHDCWQQMGHSNFHAPALECSYGTVERMQGMEQLNSRAPTVDGYFGTPQIFQGMRQLNSMAPSRDDYYSNQQNMQGLGQLNSIAPVNDAHYITQQRMHGMVPTS from the exons ATGGGGATAGATCTTGAACAACCTTCAAGAGAATATTATATGGAAGACAGTAGGTCCAATGTGAATGTTGATGTGGTTAATGCCAATGATGAAGGGAGTAATAGAGGTGGAGTCACTGTGAATTGTTTAAATGTCTCTGATAATAATAAGGAAAATACTAGACCTAAGATTAGTAGAACAGTGGTAGATGGTAGACAGAAAGCTTATGCTGGAGATGAAATTAACCTGAATTCCATTAAAACTATAGAGCCTCTAGAGGGAATGGAATTTGAATCGAAGGAAgaagcattttctttttataaagaGTATGCTAAGTCAGTGGGTTTTGCCACCATTATAAAAGCTAGCCGTCGATCAAGAATATCTGGAAAATTTATTGATGCCAAATTTGTATGTACTAGGTACGGAAATAAGCGAGAATCAAGTACGATAGAATCTACAGAAGTCATCAATATGGATAGTATGACAGGCATTCCCATTAAGAAGAAACGGGGTAGAATTAATCGGTCTTGGTCAAAAACTGATTGCAAGGCTTGCATGCATGTGAAGAGAAGGCAAGAAGATGGAAGATGGATTATTTGCAGTTTCATAAAGGAGCATAACCATGAAATATTCCCAGACCAGGCATATTACTTTCGGGGTCATAGGAATTTAGATCTAGGTAATAGTAATCCTGATGGCTTGCATGCAATCCGGGAGAGAACAAAAAGAATGTTTGTCACAATGTCTAGAAAATCCGGCGGGTATAAGAAACTAGAACATCAGAAAGGAAGTGTTGTAAATCAATTAGTAAGTGCTCAACATTTAGCTTTAGAGGAAGGAGATGCTCAAGTTATGCTTGATCATTTTATGCATATGCAAGATGAGAATCCTAACTTCTTTTATGCTATAGATCTGAATGAAGAGCAGCGTTTGAGAAATGTCTTATGGGTTGATGCCAAAAGTAGACTTGATTGTAGCAATTTTGGTGATGTTGTCTTTTTTGATACCACATATAtcaaaaatgaatataaactGCCATTTGCTCCCTTTATTGGTGTGAACCATCACTTCCAATTTCTTTTACTTGGGTGTGTGTTAGTTGCAGATGAGACTAAATCAACGTATATATGGCTTATGCGGGCCTGGCTGAGGGCAATGGGCGGACATGCTCCAAGTGTGATACTCACTGACCAAGACAATGCCTTGAAAGAAGCTATTGCAGAAGTTTTCCCTGATTCTCgtcattgtttttgtttgtggCATATATTTAGCAAGATTCCTGAGAAGCTCAGTTATGTGATCAAGCAACATGGAAACTTTATGACCAAATTTAACAAGTgcatttttaaatcatttacaAATGAACAATTTGAAAAGAGGTGGTGGAAAATTGTTGATAGGTTCAATTTAAGAAATGATATGTGGATTCAATTGTTATATGAAGATCGTGAACGATGGATGCCAACATTCATGAAAGATATATGTTTGGCTGGGATGTCTACAATCCAACGAGCAGAAAGCATAAACTCTTTCTTTGACAAATACATGCAGAGGAAAACTACGTTGAAAGAATTTCTTGATCAATACAAAGCTATTCTGCAAGAGAAGTGCGAAGAGGAAGCAAAAGCTGATTTTGAAACTCGGCATAAACAACCTGGATTGAAATCTCCCTCACCTTTTGGGAAACAGATGGTGAAAATGTATACACATGcaatatttaagaaatttcaGGTTGAGGTTTTGGGAGTAGTTGCTTGCCATCcaagaaaagaaagtgaaGATGGACCAACCAAAACGTTTAAGGTTcaagattttgaagaaaatcaagatttCATTGTTGTGTGGAATGAAACAACATCAGACATTTCTTGTTTGTGTCGTTCATTTGAGTTCAACGGTTTTCTTTGTAGACATGTGTTGATTGTTCTGCAAATGTTTGGTTTACACAGCATACCCTCGCAATATATATTAACACGTTGGACAAAGGATGCAAAAAGTGGGCAAACGAGGAGAGAAAAGTCTGATGTGATCAAGTCTAGGGTTCAACGCTACAATGACCTATGTTGGCAGGCATTTAAACTGGGTGATGAAGGGTCTCTATCTCAAGAGAGTTACAATATTGTATTCAGTGCACTAGAAGAAGCTTTGAGAAAGTGTGAGACTGTGAATAACTCAATCCAGACTGTAACAGGGTCGGCGTTGCCGAGTCATGGACCTCATGACTATGAAGAAGTTAACCAAGGTAATGCCACATCCaagacaaacaaaaagaataatataccCAATAGACGACAG TTACATCCAGAAACAGATAACATAACCATTGGGATTCATGACTGTTGGCAACAAATG GGACACTCAAATTTTCATGCACCAGCCCTTGAATGTTCGTATGGCACAGTGGAGAGAATGCAAGGGATG GAACAATTAAACTCTCGAGCTCCAACCGTTGACGGCTATTTTGGCACTCCACAAATTTTCCAGGGAATG cgACAGTTAAACTCAATGGCTCCAAGCCGTGATGATTATTACAGCAATCAACAGAATATGCAAGGGCTG GGACAACTGAACTCTATTGCACCAGTCAACGATGCTCATTACATCACTCAACAAAGGATGCATGGGATG GTGCCAACTAGCTAA
- the LOC102621332 gene encoding protein FAR-RED IMPAIRED RESPONSE 1 isoform X4 → MGIDLEQPSREYYMEDSRSNVNVDVVNANDEGSNRGGVTVNCLNVSDNNKENTRPKISRTVVDGRQKAYAGDEINLNSIKTIEPLEGMEFESKEEAFSFYKEYAKSVGFATIIKASRRSRISGKFIDAKFVCTRYGNKRESSTIESTEVINMDSMTGIPIKKKRGRINRSWSKTDCKACMHVKRRQEDGRWIICSFIKEHNHEIFPDQAYYFRGHRNLDLGNSNPDGLHAIRERTKRMFVTMSRKSGGYKKLEHQKGSVVNQLVSAQHLALEEGDAQVMLDHFMHMQDENPNFFYAIDLNEEQRLRNVLWVDAKSRLDCSNFGDVVFFDTTYIKNEYKLPFAPFIGVNHHFQFLLLGCVLVADETKSTYIWLMRAWLRAMGGHAPSVILTDQDNALKEAIAEVFPDSRHCFCLWHIFSKIPEKLSYVIKQHGNFMTKFNKCIFKSFTNEQFEKRWWKIVDRFNLRNDMWIQLLYEDRERWMPTFMKDICLAGMSTIQRAESINSFFDKYMQRKTTLKEFLDQYKAILQEKCEEEAKADFETRHKQPGLKSPSPFGKQMVKMYTHAIFKKFQVEVLGVVACHPRKESEDGPTKTFKVQDFEENQDFIVVWNETTSDISCLCRSFEFNGFLCRHVLIVLQMFGLHSIPSQYILTRWTKDAKSGQTRREKSDVIKSRVQRYNDLCWQAFKLGDEGSLSQESYNIVFSALEEALRKCETVNNSIQTVTGSALPSHGPHDYEEVNQGNATSKTNKKNNIPNRRQLHPETDNITIGIHDCWQQMGHSNFHAPALECSYGTVERMQGMEQLNSRAPTVDGYFGTPQIFQGMRQLNSMAPSRDDYYSNQQNMQGLGQLNSIAPVNDAHYITQQRMHGMGQLHFRPQSTPTCFDIQDGLQDMLHGTTSKHLQRKHLSR, encoded by the exons ATGGGGATAGATCTTGAACAACCTTCAAGAGAATATTATATGGAAGACAGTAGGTCCAATGTGAATGTTGATGTGGTTAATGCCAATGATGAAGGGAGTAATAGAGGTGGAGTCACTGTGAATTGTTTAAATGTCTCTGATAATAATAAGGAAAATACTAGACCTAAGATTAGTAGAACAGTGGTAGATGGTAGACAGAAAGCTTATGCTGGAGATGAAATTAACCTGAATTCCATTAAAACTATAGAGCCTCTAGAGGGAATGGAATTTGAATCGAAGGAAgaagcattttctttttataaagaGTATGCTAAGTCAGTGGGTTTTGCCACCATTATAAAAGCTAGCCGTCGATCAAGAATATCTGGAAAATTTATTGATGCCAAATTTGTATGTACTAGGTACGGAAATAAGCGAGAATCAAGTACGATAGAATCTACAGAAGTCATCAATATGGATAGTATGACAGGCATTCCCATTAAGAAGAAACGGGGTAGAATTAATCGGTCTTGGTCAAAAACTGATTGCAAGGCTTGCATGCATGTGAAGAGAAGGCAAGAAGATGGAAGATGGATTATTTGCAGTTTCATAAAGGAGCATAACCATGAAATATTCCCAGACCAGGCATATTACTTTCGGGGTCATAGGAATTTAGATCTAGGTAATAGTAATCCTGATGGCTTGCATGCAATCCGGGAGAGAACAAAAAGAATGTTTGTCACAATGTCTAGAAAATCCGGCGGGTATAAGAAACTAGAACATCAGAAAGGAAGTGTTGTAAATCAATTAGTAAGTGCTCAACATTTAGCTTTAGAGGAAGGAGATGCTCAAGTTATGCTTGATCATTTTATGCATATGCAAGATGAGAATCCTAACTTCTTTTATGCTATAGATCTGAATGAAGAGCAGCGTTTGAGAAATGTCTTATGGGTTGATGCCAAAAGTAGACTTGATTGTAGCAATTTTGGTGATGTTGTCTTTTTTGATACCACATATAtcaaaaatgaatataaactGCCATTTGCTCCCTTTATTGGTGTGAACCATCACTTCCAATTTCTTTTACTTGGGTGTGTGTTAGTTGCAGATGAGACTAAATCAACGTATATATGGCTTATGCGGGCCTGGCTGAGGGCAATGGGCGGACATGCTCCAAGTGTGATACTCACTGACCAAGACAATGCCTTGAAAGAAGCTATTGCAGAAGTTTTCCCTGATTCTCgtcattgtttttgtttgtggCATATATTTAGCAAGATTCCTGAGAAGCTCAGTTATGTGATCAAGCAACATGGAAACTTTATGACCAAATTTAACAAGTgcatttttaaatcatttacaAATGAACAATTTGAAAAGAGGTGGTGGAAAATTGTTGATAGGTTCAATTTAAGAAATGATATGTGGATTCAATTGTTATATGAAGATCGTGAACGATGGATGCCAACATTCATGAAAGATATATGTTTGGCTGGGATGTCTACAATCCAACGAGCAGAAAGCATAAACTCTTTCTTTGACAAATACATGCAGAGGAAAACTACGTTGAAAGAATTTCTTGATCAATACAAAGCTATTCTGCAAGAGAAGTGCGAAGAGGAAGCAAAAGCTGATTTTGAAACTCGGCATAAACAACCTGGATTGAAATCTCCCTCACCTTTTGGGAAACAGATGGTGAAAATGTATACACATGcaatatttaagaaatttcaGGTTGAGGTTTTGGGAGTAGTTGCTTGCCATCcaagaaaagaaagtgaaGATGGACCAACCAAAACGTTTAAGGTTcaagattttgaagaaaatcaagatttCATTGTTGTGTGGAATGAAACAACATCAGACATTTCTTGTTTGTGTCGTTCATTTGAGTTCAACGGTTTTCTTTGTAGACATGTGTTGATTGTTCTGCAAATGTTTGGTTTACACAGCATACCCTCGCAATATATATTAACACGTTGGACAAAGGATGCAAAAAGTGGGCAAACGAGGAGAGAAAAGTCTGATGTGATCAAGTCTAGGGTTCAACGCTACAATGACCTATGTTGGCAGGCATTTAAACTGGGTGATGAAGGGTCTCTATCTCAAGAGAGTTACAATATTGTATTCAGTGCACTAGAAGAAGCTTTGAGAAAGTGTGAGACTGTGAATAACTCAATCCAGACTGTAACAGGGTCGGCGTTGCCGAGTCATGGACCTCATGACTATGAAGAAGTTAACCAAGGTAATGCCACATCCaagacaaacaaaaagaataatataccCAATAGACGACAG TTACATCCAGAAACAGATAACATAACCATTGGGATTCATGACTGTTGGCAACAAATG GGACACTCAAATTTTCATGCACCAGCCCTTGAATGTTCGTATGGCACAGTGGAGAGAATGCAAGGGATG GAACAATTAAACTCTCGAGCTCCAACCGTTGACGGCTATTTTGGCACTCCACAAATTTTCCAGGGAATG cgACAGTTAAACTCAATGGCTCCAAGCCGTGATGATTATTACAGCAATCAACAGAATATGCAAGGGCTG GGACAACTGAACTCTATTGCACCAGTCAACGATGCTCATTACATCACTCAACAAAGGATGCATGGGATG GGGCAGTTGCATTTCAGACCACAGAGTACTCCAACTTGCTTTGATATTCAAGATGGTTTACAAGATATG TTGCATGGCACAACATCAAAGCATTTGCAAAGGAAACACCTCTCTCGTTAG